The Fusobacterium sp. DD2 genome segment TCCATAACTTTCTACAATATTTTTTCCAGAAAGTTTTTCCCTTACCTCGAATATATTTTTTTGTGTCTGTTCTCTATTTTCATCAAAATGGCTTATAGCTCTTTCTATCTCTTCTACATTGCATCTATCCTGTAAAAGTTCAGGGTATACTTCTCTATTTAAAGTAAGATTTGGAAGTGATACAAAGCCTATCTTTAATATATATTTAGCTATAAATGCATTAATAAAACCTGTTTTATATATAACTGCTGTAGGTATTCCCATAAGGGCAAGTTCCAATGTCACAGTTCCAGAAGCTGCCACAGCAGATTTAGAAACTTTTACACACTCTGGAAGAGTTTTCTCTGTTTCAATTACAAGATTTTGGTATAATGTATCTCCCAGCCATTTCATATGATCCTTAGATGATAATTTAAGTAAAAACTTCTCCTTTGGGTTTCTCTTTACAAGTTCCATAAGTACAGGTGCTAGAGATGTTATCTCCTGCTTTCTGCTTCCTGGAAGAAGAAGAATATGCTCATCTGTTCTCTCTTCAACTTTATATTTTTCTGCAAATGGATTTCCAAAATATATAGCATTTACTCCATGTTTTTTATAAAATTCCACTTCCCATGGAAAGATAACCATAATATGGTCTGCAAGTTTAAGTTTTTCTATTCTCTTTTCTCCCCATACCCATAATTTTGGCGGAATATAGTAAAATACCTCTATGTCTGGAATCTCTTTTTTTACAAGCTCCAGAAACTTAAGATTGAATCCTCCATAATCTACAAGGACTACCTTTTTTATATTCTCTTTTTTTATAAATTCAACATATTCAACAGCTTTCTTCTTTAAGAAACTATATTTTCTTATTATCTCTGTAAATCCCATAATTGCAAGTTCACTGATATCCTGAATCACGTGAACTCCTGCCTTTTTACAGTGCTCTCCTGCTACTCCATAAAATTCAACATCAGGATATTTATTTTTAACTGCATTTACAAGGTATGACAGATGCAGATCACCTGAGACCTCTCCTGTAGAAACAAAAAATTTCATTTCAATCTCCTTAACCTTTTATTCCAACTATAAAGATAGAATGAGTATGTGCAAGCTCAATGCACTCTTTCCTATCTAAAAAGAGCATCTTTCCTGCCTCGCCAACTATTCCCTTAGCTCCTATCTCTACAAGTCTTTTTATAGTATCTATTCCAACAGCTGGAATATCCACTCTCATATCCTGCTGAGGTCTTGACATTTTTACAACTATACAACCTTTTCCAGCAAGTTCGCCACCTCTTATTATAGTCTTGTCAGTACCCTCTATTCCTTCTAAAGCCACAACAGATGCATCTTTACATACAACAGTCTGACCTGCATCTACAAGACTTAAAGCCTTTGCAGCTTCCTTTCCTATTTTTATCGTTTTTATATCCTCTTCACTTGGTTTAATATCTGTATAACATCTATCCTCAAACATAAAATCTTTTATAAGATAGTTTTGAGGTAGAATCTTTATCCCATTGAGTTTAAAAAAAGCGATAACTGCAAAAAGGAGAGTCTCATCCTTTCTGTCTGGCAATTTTTCAAGAAGTTCCTCTCCGTATTTATCAAGTTTTAAATCCCTGAATATTATTTCTTTTTCTACTTTTCCCAACATTACCACTTTATCAATTCCATTTAGAAGAAAATGTTTAACAATATTTCCAACCTCTCCTATATTGAAAGTTTTGAAATTAGCTGTTTTTTTAACATCTTCATCTATTGTATCAAAAAGTCCTATTGGAAAAACTTCTATATTCTTTGCGTGTGCCTCTTCTATAAAATAGAGAGGTAACTTTCCATTTCCAACTATAATCCCTATTTTCTCCATTATCTAGTGATTCCTCTTTTACTATTTCTTATGAAATCAAGGAAATAGTCTACGTTTTCATCTCTTTCAATCTCTTCTTCAATCTGTGCTATTGCATCTTTTAATGGAAGTCCACTTCTGAATATAGTTTTATACACTTTTTTCAATTTTGAAATTTCCTCAGTTGAAAATCCCCTTCTTCTAAGTCCAACACTGTTTAACCCTCTAGCTACTGCTTTATTTCCTTCTGCCAATATAAATGGACAGATATCCTGGTTTACAGCACTGGCTCCACCTATCATTGAATATGACCCAATTCTACAAAACTGATGCACTGGAGTAAGCCCTCCTATTATAGAGTGGCTATCAACAACTACGTGTCCAGCTAAAGTTACGTTATTAGCTAATATGCAGTCATCTCCAACTATTACATCATGGGCCACATGTACATAAGCCATTAGAAGATTACCATTTCCAATTCTTGTTTCCCATCTATCATCTGTACCTCTGTGAATAGTTACAAACTCTCTTATAGAGTTATTATTACCTATTATAGTCTTAGTTGGCTCTCCCTTATATTTCAAATCCTGAGATGCCTTACCAATAGAGGCAAAGGAATATATCGTGTTATTTTCTCCTATCTCAGTGATTCCTTCTATCACAACATGAGATTGCAGAACAGTGTTTTTACCAATCTTTACATCTTTTCCTATAACACAATAGGGTCCTATTTTTACTCCGTCTTCGATGATAGCTCCTTCTTCTACTATAGCAGTACTATGAATATCTATCAAATCAATTGCCCCCTGTCCTTTATTTATCCATTATACAGAATGTAAAGTTAGCTTCAGCTGCCACTTTTCCATCTATATATGCTTTTCCTTGAGCTTTTACAAAGTTTCTTTTTATCTTTTCAACACCAACTTCATATACTATCTGGTCACCAGGTCTTACAGGAGTTTTAAATTTTGCTTTTTCTACCCCAACAAAGTATGGAACCTTTCCTTCAATACCGTCCATTACTAACACTCCTAGACATTGAGCCATTCCTTCTACAATAAGTACTCCTGGCATAATAGGATGTCCTGGAAAATGTCCTTGGAAAAATTCTTCATTTATAGTTACATTTTTTAACCCTTTTATAGTCTGCTCTTCCTTGTTTACTTCAAGAATTCTATCAACTAATAAAAATGGGTATCTATGTGGTATTCTCTTCATTATTTCCATAATATCTAACATATGTTTCCTCCTAGGTATTTTATTTTATATTTTACAGATTTTTAATTAATTTTGCAAACTCTATATCCAGAGCGTGTCCTGCCTTTATAGCTATTATATGCGCCTTTAAAGGTCTATTTAATATTTTTAGATCTCCAATAATATCAAGCATCTTATGTCTTACAAACTCATCTTCAAATCTAAGTCCACCAGGATTTAATACTCCATCCTTTGTTACAACTATTGCATTGTCAAGAGTTCCTCCAAGTGCAAGATTATTTTTCTTAAGATATTCTATCTCATAGTCAAATCCAAATGTTCTTGCTGGAGCTATCTCTTTTTTATAAGTTTTTAAGTCCACTTCAAATTCTGCAAGTTGTGATTTTAAAAATGAATGTTCAAATCTTATTGCATAAGTTACCTTATATCCATCATATGGAAGAGCTACTATATTTTTATCTCCAACAGTAAGGTATACTGGTTTTTTAATAACTATAGGCTCAACTTCACTTTCAAGTTCTTTTATCTTTGCTTTTTCAAAAAGCTCAATAAAGACCTTGGCACTTCCATCACAAATTGGAAGTTCATTCCCATTTAGTTCTACAACTAAATCAGTTATATTTGCAGCTGCAAGTGCTGATAGAAAATGTTCTATTGTGTATACCTTTGCACCATACTCATTTTGAAGATTTGTTCCACGAGTAAGGTCAAATGTATTTATTATATCAAGAGAAATTTCATTTTCTCCCTCTTTTAAATCTACTCTTTTAAAAACTATTCCACTGTCTCCAGGAAGCAGTCTCATTTTGATGTCTTCTCCTTTATGAAGTCCAACACCTGTATATTCTATCTCTGATGCTATTGTTCTTCTCTTCATTTTGCCTCCTTGTATACTAAGCTTTTGTCAGAAATTTATCTGCAACAGCCATTGCTATCTCTTTTGTTCCACCAACAAAGTTAATTGTAACTTTCTTATCATTTACATCTTTTACTACCCCAAGACCGAATTTCTTGTGTGTAACCTTTTCTCCAACAGAATAAGGAAAATCCTTAGCTCTTTTATTCAAATCTTCCATAGTGATAACTTTCTTAAATCCTTGTGTTCCACTGCTATAAGAATTCTTTGAGTAAGTTGTTGGTTTAGGCTCTACTACATTTGTCTTAGTAAGTTCTTTTGGTATCTCTTCTATAAATCTTGATGGTGTTCTGAAGAAATCCTCATTACCAAACATAAATCTTGAATTTGCATAACTTATATACAGCTGTTCTTCAGCTCTTGTTATTGCAACATAGCAAAGTCTTCTCTCCTCTTCTAGTTCACTTGGGTCAAACTCAACTTTTTTACCTGGGAAAAGTTCATCCTCTGCTCCAACTAAGAATACAACTGGGAATTCAAGTCCTTTTGAGTTGTGAATAGTCATAAGTTTTACATAGTCCTGTTCATCCTCTAAGTTATCAGTAGCACTTACTAAAGATATATTTTCAAGATACTCTCTTAAAGTCAGATTTCCTACAACATTTTCCAACTCAACTATTGAGTTCTTAAGCTCATCAATGTTATCAAGTCTATTTTCAAAATCATCATAAGTTGCTTTAAGATAATCTCTATATCCTATTTTACTCAATACCTCATCATATAGCTCTGATACTGGAAGTTCAGCACTTGATTGTATAAACTCATTCAGCATATTATAGAAATCCAAAAGTGTCATCTTAAGATTTGCACTTAATCCTGCTATTTCATGTGCTCTTCCTATTGCCTCAAATACTGATATATCCTGTTCCTTTGCAAATCCCTCTATCTTTTCAACTGATTTGTCCCCGATTTTTCTTTTAGGAACATTTAATATTCTATTAAGATTTAAGTTATCATCAACGTTATTTATAACAGATAGATATCCTACCATATCTTTAATCTCTGCTCTTTGATAGAACTGAACAGCTCCAAAAATCTTATAAGGGATATTATCTCTTAAAAATCTTTCTTCAAACATTCTTGACTGTCCGTTAGTTCTGTATAAGATTGTAAAATCTCTATATCTTCTACCTAGTGCCTTTCCTTTTATTATCTCAAGGGCAACAAAGTCAGCTTCCTGTCTGGCATCTGTACACTGCTCAATAGTGATTACATCTCCCAAACCTTTTTTTGTCCAAAGTTTCTTATCCTTTGCACTTTTATTATTTTTGATAACTGCATTTGCAGCATCCAGAATAATAGATGTAGAACGATAGTTTTCTTCCAATTTTACAACTTTTGCATCTCTATAATCCTTTTCAAAGTTAAGAATATTTTCTATATTAGCACCTCTAAATCCATATATACTTTGGTTTTCATCTCCAACTACACATAGATTTCTGTATTTTGCTGCTATCTTATTTACTATCTCATACTGAATTGTATTGGTATCCTGATACTCATCTACCATTATATATCTGTATTTATCCTGTACCTTTGCTAAGATATCCTTTAAATCAAGTAATTTATTAGCATTGACTAGAATATCTGAAAAGTCCATAGCGTTATTCTGCTTTAAAGTCATGTCATATCTTCTGTAGATTTCAGCTATTATCTTCCCATTGTCAAACTGATTTAATTTTTCATATTCATCAGGTGTTATCTTATCCTCTTTAGATTTAGAAATTTTACTTACTAAATCTCTCTCTTTAATACTTTTATCATCTTTTCTTCCAATATCCTTTAAGATATTTTTAACCACTCTTTTCTGGTCATCTACATCATATATAGTGAAGTTTGGACTATATCCAAGTCTGTCACCAAATACTCTTAATAATCTCAATGCAAATGAGTGAAATGTTGAAAGAGTAACTTTTTTACCATCTTCTCCTGCAAGGTCTTCAACTCTTTCCTTCATCTCTTTTGCTGCTTTATTTGTAAATGTAACAGCAAGTATGTTATAAGGAGAGATTCCCAGCTCCTTTATCATGTAGGCAATTCTGTAAGTTACAGTTCTTGTTTTACCAGAACCAGCTCCTGCAAGTATTAAAACAGGACCTTCAATTTTCTGGGCTGCCTCACGCTGTTTATCATTTAATTTATCTAAAATACTCATCAGTTTTTTCAACTCCTTCTAATAAACAATTATATCATAAATACTGCACTCTAATCAATTAAATAGTCCACGTGAATCATGACATCTTTTATATTTTCAAAATCAAGTATAAGTGACTCTCTTATACCATCTGCAAGGTTATGTGCATTGTATACTGTCATATCCTTTGGCACTCTTATGTGAAGGGACAAAAATATCTTATCTCCTGATTTTCTCATAAAGATATCATGTACATTTTTTACCTGGCTATTTTTTTCGATATATTCTTCAACACTATTTATAAATTCCTCATCCTGTTTATCAAGTATAATATTAGAAGTTTCAAATATTATAGATACACCCTCTTTAAAAATAAGAAGTCCAACAATAACACTGACAATTATATCAAATACAGGTGATACCCATATTGATAGTAAAATACCGATTATTACTCCACCTGATGAATACACATCACTTTTACTGTCTTTTGCATCAGCAATCAAAGCACTATTATCAGTAGCTAATCCAACTTTCATCTTATATCTGTACATAAAAAATTTGACAACCATTGAAATCCCAGCCCAAAGTATTGTCATATATGAAGGAGTAGTCTCATAATCTCCGCTTATTAATATTCTTACACTTCCCTTTATAAGTTCAAAGGCAGTAATT includes the following:
- the lpxB gene encoding lipid-A-disaccharide synthase encodes the protein MKFFVSTGEVSGDLHLSYLVNAVKNKYPDVEFYGVAGEHCKKAGVHVIQDISELAIMGFTEIIRKYSFLKKKAVEYVEFIKKENIKKVVLVDYGGFNLKFLELVKKEIPDIEVFYYIPPKLWVWGEKRIEKLKLADHIMVIFPWEVEFYKKHGVNAIYFGNPFAEKYKVEERTDEHILLLPGSRKQEITSLAPVLMELVKRNPKEKFLLKLSSKDHMKWLGDTLYQNLVIETEKTLPECVKVSKSAVAASGTVTLELALMGIPTAVIYKTGFINAFIAKYILKIGFVSLPNLTLNREVYPELLQDRCNVEEIERAISHFDENREQTQKNIFEVREKLSGKNIVESYGDFLVKGEKEIEFIKK
- the lpxI gene encoding UDP-2,3-diacylglucosamine diphosphatase LpxI (LpxI, functionally equivalent to LpxH, replaces it in LPS biosynthesis in a minority of bacteria.); protein product: MEKIGIIVGNGKLPLYFIEEAHAKNIEVFPIGLFDTIDEDVKKTANFKTFNIGEVGNIVKHFLLNGIDKVVMLGKVEKEIIFRDLKLDKYGEELLEKLPDRKDETLLFAVIAFFKLNGIKILPQNYLIKDFMFEDRCYTDIKPSEEDIKTIKIGKEAAKALSLVDAGQTVVCKDASVVALEGIEGTDKTIIRGGELAGKGCIVVKMSRPQQDMRVDIPAVGIDTIKRLVEIGAKGIVGEAGKMLFLDRKECIELAHTHSIFIVGIKG
- the lpxA gene encoding acyl-ACP--UDP-N-acetylglucosamine O-acyltransferase, which codes for MIDIHSTAIVEEGAIIEDGVKIGPYCVIGKDVKIGKNTVLQSHVVIEGITEIGENNTIYSFASIGKASQDLKYKGEPTKTIIGNNNSIREFVTIHRGTDDRWETRIGNGNLLMAYVHVAHDVIVGDDCILANNVTLAGHVVVDSHSIIGGLTPVHQFCRIGSYSMIGGASAVNQDICPFILAEGNKAVARGLNSVGLRRRGFSTEEISKLKKVYKTIFRSGLPLKDAIAQIEEEIERDENVDYFLDFIRNSKRGITR
- the fabZ gene encoding 3-hydroxyacyl-ACP dehydratase FabZ, translating into MLDIMEIMKRIPHRYPFLLVDRILEVNKEEQTIKGLKNVTINEEFFQGHFPGHPIMPGVLIVEGMAQCLGVLVMDGIEGKVPYFVGVEKAKFKTPVRPGDQIVYEVGVEKIKRNFVKAQGKAYIDGKVAAEANFTFCIMDK
- the lpxC gene encoding UDP-3-O-acyl-N-acetylglucosamine deacetylase; translated protein: MKRRTIASEIEYTGVGLHKGEDIKMRLLPGDSGIVFKRVDLKEGENEISLDIINTFDLTRGTNLQNEYGAKVYTIEHFLSALAAANITDLVVELNGNELPICDGSAKVFIELFEKAKIKELESEVEPIVIKKPVYLTVGDKNIVALPYDGYKVTYAIRFEHSFLKSQLAEFEVDLKTYKKEIAPARTFGFDYEIEYLKKNNLALGGTLDNAIVVTKDGVLNPGGLRFEDEFVRHKMLDIIGDLKILNRPLKAHIIAIKAGHALDIEFAKLIKNL
- a CDS encoding UvrD-helicase domain-containing protein, whose amino-acid sequence is MSILDKLNDKQREAAQKIEGPVLILAGAGSGKTRTVTYRIAYMIKELGISPYNILAVTFTNKAAKEMKERVEDLAGEDGKKVTLSTFHSFALRLLRVFGDRLGYSPNFTIYDVDDQKRVVKNILKDIGRKDDKSIKERDLVSKISKSKEDKITPDEYEKLNQFDNGKIIAEIYRRYDMTLKQNNAMDFSDILVNANKLLDLKDILAKVQDKYRYIMVDEYQDTNTIQYEIVNKIAAKYRNLCVVGDENQSIYGFRGANIENILNFEKDYRDAKVVKLEENYRSTSIILDAANAVIKNNKSAKDKKLWTKKGLGDVITIEQCTDARQEADFVALEIIKGKALGRRYRDFTILYRTNGQSRMFEERFLRDNIPYKIFGAVQFYQRAEIKDMVGYLSVINNVDDNLNLNRILNVPKRKIGDKSVEKIEGFAKEQDISVFEAIGRAHEIAGLSANLKMTLLDFYNMLNEFIQSSAELPVSELYDEVLSKIGYRDYLKATYDDFENRLDNIDELKNSIVELENVVGNLTLREYLENISLVSATDNLEDEQDYVKLMTIHNSKGLEFPVVFLVGAEDELFPGKKVEFDPSELEEERRLCYVAITRAEEQLYISYANSRFMFGNEDFFRTPSRFIEEIPKELTKTNVVEPKPTTYSKNSYSSGTQGFKKVITMEDLNKRAKDFPYSVGEKVTHKKFGLGVVKDVNDKKVTINFVGGTKEIAMAVADKFLTKA